The following coding sequences lie in one Capsicum annuum cultivar UCD-10X-F1 chromosome 5, UCD10Xv1.1, whole genome shotgun sequence genomic window:
- the LOC124898788 gene encoding ankyrin repeat-containing protein At5g02620-like, with amino-acid sequence MLSKQENETALHIAANEGHTEVVLVLLACLRDHNTKEKLTWMTDAGGDTALHKVVRSQHLDVVKLLVKEDSEFEFPPNHAQETPLYLAAESGFHDSLINILESYEKPTYAAGPSNRAPLHAAVIQEHRGT; translated from the coding sequence ATGCTGtcaaaacaagaaaatgaaaCCGCACTTCACATAGCAGCTAATGAAGGGCATACTGAAGTAGTACTTGTGCTACTTGCATGTTTAAGAGATCATAATACTAAGGAGAAGCTTACGTGGATGACGGATGCTGGTGGAGATACAGCGCTGCACAAGGTCGTGAGGAGCCAACATCTAGATGTGGTTAAGCTCTTGGTGAAAGAAGATTCTGAATTCGAATTTCCGCCTAACCATGCGCAAGAGACGCCATTGTATCTGGCGGCTGAATCTGGTTTTCATGATTCCTTGATTAACATCTTGGAATCCTACGAGAAACCAACTTATGCTGCAGGTCCATCTAATAGAGCGCCGCTGCATGCCGCAGTAATTCAGGAACATAGAGGTACATAG
- the LOC124898627 gene encoding ankyrin repeat-containing protein At5g02620-like, translating into MLGWKKSLVYLPSGSENDWTTAIHIAASEGYVYMINKLLNQCPDCWDMLNSNDQNALHVAVFDNQDNIVHFLLNSDKCNCLVDDSDGNTPLHLLAASGNRLPELINYPRAKKMSFNKENQTPLNIALSCTMTTKKRKLEYMSNTNAETGTGVKMQLREDDQDKAKKKDQAEIESIMKIAQIHIVVATLIMTVTFTARIALPGGFESNPDISNQGMAILTRKTAFRAFVVSDAISFTCSAISIFIYFLMENF; encoded by the exons ATGCTGGGTTGGAAAAAATCTTTAGTGTACCTTCCGTCTGGCAGTGAAAATGACTGGACGACAGCAATTCACATTGCAGCCAGTGAAGGTTACGTATACATGATAAATAAGCTATTAAATCAGTGCCCTGATTGTTGGGATATGCTTAACAGCAACGATCAAAATGCTCTTCATGTTGCCGTATTTGACAATCAAGACAATATAGTCCACTTCTTATTAAACTCTGATAAGTGCAACTGCCTAGTTGATGATAGCGACGGCAACACTCCTCTCCATTTGCTTGCTGCCTCTGGTAACCGTTTGCCTGAATTAATAAACTATCCTAGAGCAAAGAAGATGTCATTTAACAAAGAAAACCAGACTCCACTTAATATAGCATTGTCATGCACAATGACAACAAAGAAG CGGAAGTTAGAGTACATGTCCAATACAAATGCCGAAACGGGAACAGGAGTCAAAATGCAACTGAGGGAAGATGATCAAGATAAAGCTAAAAAGAAAGATCAAGCAGAAATTGAAAGTATTATGAAGATAGCTCAAATCCATATTGTTGTGGCCACTTTGATAATGACAGTCACTTTCACCGCTAGAATCGCATTGCCAGGAGGTTTTGAGAGCAACCCCGATATCTCTAATCAAGGGATGGCGATTCTAACAAGGAAAACAGCATTTCGTGCATTTGTTGTTTCCGATGCCATTTCCTTCACATGCTCAGCTATTTCCATATTCATCTACTTCCTCATGGAAAAT TTTTAA
- the LOC107872163 gene encoding ankyrin repeat-containing protein ITN1-like, with protein sequence MMMTDASGDTTLHKAVQSQHLDVVKLLVKEDPEFEFLPNHAQETPLYLAAEYDFHDSLINILEYCKKPTYSAGPSNRTPLHAAVIHEHEDCIRSLWRWNNPLCEEPNLWGWNSLHYAVKLGVEDVVSDMLAWKTSLVYLPASNENDWTRAIHIAASEGDINMINKLLNHRPDCRDMFNRNNQNALHVSVLNNQDKVVCSLLDSDKCDSLVDEPDRDGNTPLHLLAVSGNHVPELINHPRAKKMSFIKENQTKRPHICFSSIGCA encoded by the exons ATGATGATGACGGATGCTAGTGGAGATACAACCCTGCACAAGGCCGTGCAGAGCCAACATCTAGATGTGGTTAAGCTCTTGGTGAAAGAAGATCCTGAATTTGAATTTCTGCCTAACCATGCGCAGGAGACACCACTATATTTGGCGGCTgaatatgattttcatgattctTTAATTAATATCTTGGAGTACTGCAAGAAACCAACTTATTCTGCAGGTCCATCTAATAGAACGCCGCTGCATGCAGCAGTAATTCATGAACATGAAG ATTGCATTAGATCACTATGGCGATGGAATAATCCTTTATGCGAGGAACCTAACTTATGGGGTTGGAATTCACTGCACTATGCTGTTAAATTAGGAGTGGAAGACGTAGTTTCTGATATGCTGGCGTGGAAAACATCCTTAGTGTACCTTCCGGCAAGCAATGAAAATGATTGGACGAGAGCGATTCACATTGCAGCCAGTGAAGGTGACATAAACATGATAAATAAGCTATTAAATCACCGCCCTGATTGTCGCGATATGTTTAACAGAAACAATCAAAATGCTCTTCATGTTTCCGTATTGAACAATCAAGACAAGGTAGTCTGCTCCTTATTAGACTCTGATAAGTGCGACAGCCTTGTTGATGAGCCAGATCGTGACGGCAACACTCCTCTTCATTTGCTTGCTGTCTCTGGTAACCATGTGCCTGAATTAATAAACCATCCTAGAGCAAAGAAGATGTCATTTATCAAAGAAAACCAGACTAAGCGGCCGCACATTTGTTTTTCAAGTATTGGTTGCGCTTGA